One genomic segment of Amycolatopsis granulosa includes these proteins:
- a CDS encoding acyl-CoA carboxylase subunit beta gives MSSATEPIGTPPAEEPDIHTTAGKLADLYRRNDEAVHAGSARAVERQHAKGKRTARERIDLLLDPGSFVELDELARHRSTNFGQERNRPYGDGVVTGYGTIDGRPVCVFSQDVTVFGGSLGEVYGEKIVKVMDLAIKTGRPIIGINEGGGARIQEGVVSLGLYGEIFTRNVKASGVVPQISLIMGANAGGHVYSPALTDFVVMVDQTSHMFITGPDVVKTVTGEEVTFEELGGARTHNTKSGNAHYLASDEEDAISYVKELLSFLPSNNLSEAPVFDPPEPVDSSIADGVTESDLELDTLIPDSPNQPYDMHEVVTRVLDDGEFLEVQELFAPNVIVGFGRVDGHAVGVVANQPTQFAGCLDIDASEKAARFVRTCDAFNVPVLTFVDVPGFLPGTDQEWNGIIRRGAKLIYAYAEATVPLVTVITRKAYGGAYDVMGSKHLGADINLAWPTAQVAVMGAQGAANIVHRKTLAKAADEGKDVEALRAELIQEYEDTLLNPYEAAERGYVDAVIVPSHTRGHVARALSMLRDKRETLPPKKHGNIPL, from the coding sequence ATGAGCAGCGCGACGGAGCCGATCGGGACGCCTCCGGCGGAGGAGCCGGACATCCACACCACGGCCGGGAAGCTGGCCGACCTGTACCGCCGGAACGACGAGGCGGTGCACGCCGGGTCCGCCCGGGCCGTGGAGCGTCAGCACGCGAAGGGCAAGAGGACCGCACGCGAGCGGATCGACCTGCTGCTCGACCCCGGGTCGTTCGTCGAGCTCGACGAGCTGGCCCGGCACCGGTCGACGAACTTCGGGCAGGAGCGCAACCGCCCCTACGGCGACGGCGTGGTGACCGGGTACGGCACGATCGACGGGCGCCCGGTGTGCGTGTTCAGCCAGGACGTGACCGTGTTCGGCGGTTCGCTCGGCGAGGTCTACGGCGAGAAGATCGTCAAGGTCATGGACCTGGCGATCAAGACCGGCCGCCCGATCATCGGCATCAACGAGGGCGGCGGCGCGCGCATCCAGGAGGGCGTGGTCTCCCTCGGCCTCTACGGCGAGATCTTCACCCGCAACGTCAAGGCGTCCGGCGTGGTCCCGCAGATCTCGCTGATCATGGGCGCCAACGCGGGCGGGCACGTCTACTCCCCCGCGCTCACCGACTTCGTGGTGATGGTCGACCAGACCTCGCACATGTTCATCACCGGCCCGGACGTGGTGAAGACGGTGACGGGTGAGGAGGTCACGTTCGAGGAGCTGGGCGGCGCCCGCACGCACAACACCAAGTCGGGCAACGCGCACTACCTCGCCTCGGACGAGGAGGACGCGATCTCCTACGTCAAGGAGCTGCTGTCCTTCCTGCCGTCGAACAACCTGTCCGAGGCGCCGGTGTTCGACCCGCCGGAGCCGGTGGACTCCTCGATCGCGGACGGCGTGACCGAGTCCGACCTCGAGCTGGACACCTTGATCCCGGACTCGCCGAACCAGCCCTACGACATGCACGAGGTCGTCACGCGCGTGCTGGACGACGGCGAGTTCCTGGAGGTCCAGGAGCTGTTCGCACCGAACGTGATCGTCGGGTTCGGCCGGGTGGACGGGCACGCGGTCGGCGTGGTCGCCAACCAGCCGACCCAGTTCGCCGGCTGCCTCGACATCGACGCCTCGGAGAAGGCCGCGCGGTTCGTACGGACCTGCGACGCGTTCAACGTGCCGGTGCTGACCTTCGTGGACGTGCCGGGCTTCCTGCCGGGCACCGACCAGGAGTGGAACGGCATCATCCGGCGTGGCGCGAAGCTGATCTACGCCTACGCCGAGGCGACGGTCCCGCTGGTCACCGTGATCACGCGCAAGGCCTACGGCGGGGCGTACGACGTCATGGGTTCCAAGCACCTCGGCGCGGACATCAACCTGGCGTGGCCGACCGCGCAGGTCGCGGTGATGGGTGCGCAGGGCGCGGCGAACATCGTGCACCGCAAGACGCTCGCCAAGGCCGCCGACGAGGGCAAGGACGTCGAGGCGCTGCGGGCCGAGCTGATCCAGGAGTACGAGGACACGTTGCTCAACCCGTACGAGGCGGCCGAGCGCGGCTACGTCGACGCGGTGATCGTGCCGTCCCACACGCGTGGTCACGTGGCGCGCGCGCTGTCGATGCTGCGCGACAAGCGCGAGACGCTGCCGCCCAAGAAGCACGGCAACATCCCGCTGTGA
- a CDS encoding DUF1707 SHOCT-like domain-containing protein, whose product MTDRPDLRLSDAERTEAMDALSEHVRTGRLDIDEFGIRSAKVAAARTRGDLAPLFTDLPAPRPRVLDVEPAPARPPARKLGMGLLPLLIVAAVALFVLTRGMWLVFLVPVVAGAALTWRR is encoded by the coding sequence ATGACCGACCGGCCGGATCTGCGGCTCTCCGATGCCGAACGCACGGAGGCCATGGACGCCCTGTCCGAGCACGTCCGCACCGGCCGCCTGGACATCGACGAGTTCGGCATCCGGTCGGCGAAGGTGGCGGCTGCCCGGACCCGGGGGGACCTGGCGCCGCTGTTCACCGACCTGCCCGCGCCGCGGCCACGCGTGCTCGACGTCGAGCCGGCCCCGGCTCGTCCGCCCGCGCGGAAGCTCGGGATGGGTCTTCTTCCGCTGCTGATCGTCGCGGCCGTGGCGTTGTTCGTGCTGACGCGCGGGATGTGGCTGGTGTTCCTGGTCCCGGTGGTCGCCGGAGCGGCCCTGACCTGGCGCCGCTGA
- a CDS encoding MFS transporter — translation MTERANPWAALSALCIGFFMILLDTTIVSIAIPSMVRGLHTDLNAVVWVMSVYLLTYAVPMLFTSRLGDRFGPKRLFVAGLAVFTLASLWCGLSGSAGMLITARAVQGLGAALMTPQTLAFITHLFPPAKRGPAMGLWGGVAGLATITGPLLGGVLVDHLGWEWIFFVNVPVGAVGLVLAMVLVPDWQPRNAHSFDVPGILLSVAGLSLLVFGLQNGQHYDWGTVAGPITVFEVIAAGALLLVAFVVWQHYNRREPLLPLRVFGNRNFSAGTLTAVTIGFTMTAMFLPLVIYIQDVLLLSPTEAGLITAPMSLLSGVMAPFIGRLSDRVNPKYLVIFGIVALAAGMALIALMARETSTWWVTFPGLLLCGMGTGSVFAPMSNATMSSVEPRLAGTASGIFNTARQVGGVFGSAATGVLLQARISAGMASSHGNAPVALTTAARETLILPIGVLLLGILAAAAMHRPVPRRAPAQPDPAGARA, via the coding sequence ATGACCGAGCGAGCTAACCCGTGGGCAGCGCTGAGCGCGCTGTGCATCGGGTTCTTCATGATCCTGCTCGACACCACGATCGTCTCCATCGCGATCCCGTCGATGGTGCGCGGGCTGCACACCGACCTCAACGCGGTCGTCTGGGTGATGAGCGTCTACCTGCTCACCTACGCGGTCCCGATGCTGTTCACCAGCAGGCTCGGCGACCGCTTCGGCCCGAAGCGGCTGTTCGTCGCCGGCCTGGCGGTGTTCACGCTCGCGTCGCTGTGGTGCGGCCTGTCCGGCTCCGCCGGCATGCTCATCACGGCCCGCGCCGTGCAGGGCCTGGGCGCCGCCCTGATGACGCCCCAGACACTGGCGTTCATCACCCACCTGTTCCCGCCGGCCAAGCGCGGCCCGGCGATGGGCCTGTGGGGCGGGGTGGCCGGGCTGGCGACCATCACCGGACCGCTGCTCGGCGGTGTCCTGGTGGACCACCTGGGCTGGGAGTGGATCTTCTTCGTCAACGTGCCGGTCGGCGCGGTCGGCCTGGTCCTGGCGATGGTGCTGGTGCCCGACTGGCAGCCGCGCAACGCGCACTCGTTCGACGTCCCGGGCATCCTGCTGTCGGTCGCCGGGCTGTCGCTGCTGGTCTTCGGCCTGCAGAACGGGCAGCACTACGACTGGGGCACGGTCGCCGGCCCGATCACCGTGTTCGAGGTGATCGCCGCCGGCGCGCTGCTGCTGGTCGCGTTCGTGGTGTGGCAGCACTACAACCGCCGCGAACCGCTGCTGCCGCTGCGGGTGTTCGGCAACCGCAACTTCTCGGCCGGGACCCTCACCGCGGTCACCATCGGCTTCACGATGACCGCGATGTTCCTGCCGCTGGTCATCTACATCCAGGACGTCCTGCTGCTCTCCCCCACCGAGGCCGGGCTGATCACGGCCCCGATGTCGCTGCTGTCCGGCGTGATGGCACCGTTCATCGGGCGGTTGTCGGACCGGGTCAACCCGAAGTACCTGGTGATCTTCGGGATCGTCGCGCTCGCCGCCGGGATGGCGCTGATCGCCCTGATGGCGCGCGAGACGAGCACCTGGTGGGTCACCTTCCCCGGCCTGCTGCTGTGCGGGATGGGCACCGGATCGGTGTTCGCGCCGATGAGCAACGCGACGATGAGCTCGGTCGAGCCGCGGCTGGCCGGCACGGCGTCGGGCATCTTCAACACCGCCCGCCAGGTCGGTGGCGTGTTCGGCAGTGCGGCGACCGGCGTGCTGTTGCAGGCGCGGATCAGCGCGGGCATGGCGAGCAGCCACGGCAACGCACCGGTCGCGCTGACGACCGCGGCCCGCGAAACCCTGATCCTGCCGATCGGGGTGCTCCTGCTCGGGATCTTGGCGGCGGCCGCGATGCACCGGCCGGTGCCGCGGCGGGCGCCCGCCCAGCCGGACCCGGCGGGGGCCCGCGCGTAA
- a CDS encoding acyl-CoA carboxylase epsilon subunit, translating to MSEPEENPPARPVLRVVRGNPDEAELAALTAVVAAAASAGGEETPRKPERTSFWADRAALVRRPLPRPGAGAWRASAWPR from the coding sequence ATGAGCGAGCCCGAGGAGAATCCCCCCGCCCGGCCGGTGCTGCGTGTGGTGCGCGGCAACCCGGACGAGGCGGAACTGGCGGCCCTAACGGCCGTCGTGGCCGCGGCGGCGTCCGCCGGTGGCGAGGAGACGCCGCGGAAGCCGGAGCGGACGTCCTTCTGGGCGGACCGCGCGGCGCTGGTGCGCCGGCCGCTGCCGCGGCCCGGCGCGGGTGCCTGGCGCGCCTCCGCCTGGCCGCGGTAG
- a CDS encoding MFS transporter: MTRAWFMWGLGALCYLTALFHRMSLSVAGLTAQERFGIDATGLAVFSVVQLVLYAVLQVPAGAAADRFGPRKSLALGMALMAAGSIVFAVATAYPAAMAGRALIGAGDAFLFVNVLRLAHNWFPGRRYALVAALTGMIGGLGQLIATAPLAALLTGFGWTPAFLAAGVITAVLLVAVALALRDGPAAAAREVPAEPLRVSLRHAWRNRGTRHAMWTHFTLMGAFVTFTAVLGQPYLVHAQGRTPAAAGALLTVVVAGFVLLGTVAGQVASRRPGLRAPMVASAAVVSVLCWAVLIVVPGPVPTPVLAPVLFLVGAAGAVSMLAFDLARSANHGHQAGVASGVANMGGFTFAVVAELAAGLLLDELLRHGVAAPPAYRLSFLVALAMALTGTARLLVLHRHAGVRSPHPEGVPEPAA, translated from the coding sequence GTGACCAGGGCTTGGTTCATGTGGGGGCTGGGCGCGCTGTGCTACCTCACCGCACTGTTCCACCGGATGAGCCTGTCGGTAGCCGGGCTCACCGCGCAGGAACGCTTTGGGATCGACGCGACCGGGCTCGCCGTGTTCTCCGTGGTGCAGCTCGTGCTCTACGCCGTGCTCCAGGTGCCGGCCGGCGCCGCCGCGGACCGGTTCGGGCCACGGAAATCGCTGGCGCTGGGGATGGCCCTGATGGCCGCCGGGTCGATCGTGTTCGCCGTCGCCACCGCGTACCCGGCGGCGATGGCCGGGCGCGCGCTGATCGGCGCCGGCGACGCGTTCCTGTTCGTCAACGTGCTGCGGCTGGCCCACAACTGGTTCCCCGGCCGCCGGTACGCGCTGGTCGCCGCGCTGACCGGGATGATCGGTGGTCTCGGCCAGCTGATCGCGACCGCGCCACTGGCCGCCCTGCTGACCGGGTTCGGGTGGACGCCCGCGTTCCTCGCCGCCGGGGTGATCACGGCGGTGCTGCTGGTCGCGGTGGCCCTCGCGTTGCGGGACGGGCCCGCGGCCGCGGCCCGCGAGGTGCCGGCGGAGCCGCTGCGGGTGAGCCTGCGGCACGCCTGGCGCAATCGCGGGACGCGGCACGCGATGTGGACGCACTTCACGCTGATGGGCGCGTTCGTCACGTTCACCGCGGTGCTCGGGCAGCCGTACCTGGTGCACGCGCAGGGCCGGACCCCCGCGGCGGCCGGCGCGCTGCTGACCGTCGTGGTGGCCGGGTTCGTGCTGCTCGGGACGGTCGCCGGGCAAGTCGCGTCCCGGCGGCCCGGCCTGCGCGCTCCGATGGTCGCGTCGGCGGCCGTGGTGAGCGTGCTGTGCTGGGCCGTGCTGATCGTGGTGCCGGGCCCGGTGCCGACGCCGGTGCTGGCACCGGTGCTGTTCCTCGTCGGAGCCGCCGGGGCGGTGAGCATGCTCGCGTTCGACCTGGCGCGCTCGGCCAACCACGGGCATCAGGCCGGGGTCGCCAGCGGGGTCGCCAACATGGGCGGCTTCACCTTCGCGGTGGTCGCGGAACTGGCGGCCGGGCTGCTGCTGGACGAGCTGCTCCGGCACGGCGTGGCCGCGCCGCCGGCCTACCGGCTGTCGTTCCTGGTCGCGCTGGCGATGGCGCTGACCGGCACCGCGCGGCTGCTGGTGTTGCACCGGCACGCCGGGGTTCGCTCACCCCACCCCGAAGGCGTGCCGGAACCAGCCGCCTGA
- a CDS encoding GntR family transcriptional regulator, with protein sequence MSTRDRSQAAGDRAYRWTKDRILDGRLEGGRLISEGEVADALALSRTPVREAFLRLAAEGLLRLYPKRGALIVPVSPGEVHDIAEARTFLERHAAAKVIAAGTHREVAAEMRAVLDEQRAVPMPEHTARFTQLDREFHATLVQAAGNALLAGFYSGLRDRQLRMVNTALRDNTVRPPIIIEEHARICDLLAAGDTETLQALIGNHIAAVRDEATH encoded by the coding sequence ATGTCAACGAGGGACCGCTCACAGGCGGCCGGCGACCGGGCCTACCGCTGGACCAAGGACCGCATCCTGGACGGTCGCCTCGAGGGCGGACGGCTGATTAGCGAGGGCGAGGTCGCCGATGCGCTGGCCCTGTCCCGCACCCCGGTCCGGGAGGCGTTCCTGCGCCTGGCCGCCGAGGGACTGCTCCGGCTGTACCCGAAACGCGGCGCGCTGATCGTCCCGGTCTCCCCGGGCGAGGTGCACGACATCGCCGAGGCCCGGACCTTCCTGGAGCGGCACGCGGCGGCGAAGGTCATCGCCGCCGGCACCCACCGCGAGGTCGCCGCCGAGATGCGCGCGGTCCTCGACGAGCAGCGGGCGGTGCCGATGCCCGAGCACACCGCCCGCTTCACCCAGCTCGACCGAGAGTTCCACGCCACCCTCGTGCAGGCCGCCGGGAACGCGCTGCTCGCCGGGTTCTACTCCGGACTGCGCGACCGCCAGCTGCGGATGGTCAACACGGCACTGCGGGACAACACCGTCCGCCCGCCGATCATCATCGAGGAGCACGCGCGGATCTGCGACCTGCTCGCCGCCGGGGACACCGAGACCCTGCAGGCCCTCATCGGCAACCACATCGCCGCCGTGCGAGACGAAGCCACCCACTGA
- a CDS encoding PadR family transcriptional regulator: protein MSSVKLTPLALAVLELLHEGPMHPYEMTQLMRDRHITNRVPVKPGSLYHTVDRLLTAGHIAVVETQREGRRPERTVYALTEQGRDAFMDRAQVMLGTVAEEYPQYVTGLSTMDDLGRDVSLEQLRLRVMRLEGKVAEHEAILRRLETEGVPRIHWVDWCYTTARLQFELDWTRELIQDITTGRLPFLAEQRQPDLSIVPTESTEDKPDDRAS, encoded by the coding sequence ATGTCCTCCGTGAAGCTCACGCCCCTCGCACTCGCCGTCCTGGAACTGCTGCACGAGGGACCGATGCACCCGTACGAGATGACCCAGCTCATGCGGGACCGGCACATCACCAACCGGGTCCCGGTCAAACCGGGCTCGCTGTACCACACCGTCGACCGGCTGCTCACGGCCGGACACATCGCGGTCGTGGAAACCCAGCGGGAGGGCCGCCGCCCGGAACGCACCGTGTACGCGCTCACCGAGCAGGGGCGCGACGCCTTCATGGACCGCGCCCAGGTGATGCTCGGCACCGTCGCCGAGGAGTACCCGCAATACGTCACCGGCCTCAGCACCATGGACGACCTCGGCCGGGATGTGTCGCTGGAACAACTGCGGTTGCGCGTGATGCGGCTCGAAGGGAAGGTCGCCGAGCACGAGGCCATCCTCCGCCGCCTGGAAACCGAAGGCGTGCCGCGCATCCACTGGGTGGACTGGTGCTACACCACCGCCCGGCTGCAGTTCGAACTGGACTGGACGCGCGAACTGATCCAGGACATCACCACGGGACGGCTGCCGTTCCTGGCCGAGCAACGGCAGCCCGACCTCTCCATCGTCCCCACCGAATCCACCGAGGACAAACCTGATGACCGAGCGAGCTAA
- a CDS encoding biotin carboxylase N-terminal domain-containing protein, giving the protein MPEQASATQGGPVTKILVANRGEIAVRVIRAARDAGLASVAVYADPDRDAPHVQLADEAFALGGTTAAESYLVIDKLIDVAKRSGADSVHPGYGFLSENADFAQAVIDAGLTWIGPSPQAIRDLGDKVTARHIALKAGAPLVPGTKDPVANADEIVAFAEEHGLPVAIKAAFGGGGRGLKVARTKEEIPELFESATREAVAAFGRGECFVERYLDKPRHVEAQVLADLHGNVVVVGTRDCSLQRRHQKLVEEAPAPFLNDEQRRTIHESAKAICREAGYSGAGTVEYLVGVDGTISFLEVNTRLQVEHPVSEETAGVDLVREMFRIAQGEKLRFTEDPTPRGHSIEFRINGEDAGRNFLPAPGTVTKLVFPEGPGVRVDSGVVTGSVIGGQFDSMLAKVIVTGTDRQNALERSRRALDEMVVEGMATVLPFHRVIVRDPAFVGDEDGFSVHTRWIETEFDNQIEPFTAAAEAEDEDEPRQTVVVEVGGRRLEVSLPGDLALSGGGGGKGNGGAKGKPRKRGGGTKSAVSGDAVTAPMQGTIVKIAVEDGQQVEAGELLVVLEAMKMENPVTAHKSGTVTGLSVEVGTAVTQGASLLEIKD; this is encoded by the coding sequence GTGCCCGAGCAGGCCAGCGCGACCCAGGGCGGACCGGTGACGAAGATCCTCGTCGCCAACCGGGGCGAGATCGCGGTCCGCGTCATCAGAGCGGCCAGGGACGCCGGGCTCGCGAGTGTCGCGGTCTACGCCGATCCCGACCGGGACGCGCCGCACGTCCAGCTCGCCGACGAGGCGTTCGCCCTCGGCGGCACCACAGCCGCCGAGAGCTACCTGGTCATCGACAAGCTCATCGACGTCGCGAAGCGTTCCGGCGCCGACTCCGTCCACCCCGGCTACGGCTTCCTCTCCGAGAACGCCGACTTCGCGCAGGCGGTCATCGACGCGGGCCTGACCTGGATCGGGCCGAGCCCGCAGGCCATCCGCGACCTCGGTGACAAGGTCACGGCGCGGCACATCGCGCTCAAGGCCGGTGCCCCTCTGGTCCCGGGCACCAAGGACCCCGTGGCGAACGCGGACGAGATCGTCGCCTTCGCCGAGGAGCACGGCCTGCCGGTCGCCATCAAGGCCGCCTTCGGCGGTGGCGGCCGCGGCCTGAAGGTCGCGCGCACCAAGGAGGAGATCCCGGAGCTGTTCGAGTCGGCCACCCGCGAGGCGGTCGCCGCGTTCGGCCGGGGCGAGTGCTTCGTCGAGCGCTACCTGGACAAGCCGCGGCACGTCGAGGCCCAGGTGCTGGCCGACCTGCACGGCAACGTGGTGGTCGTCGGCACCCGTGACTGCTCGCTCCAGCGCCGTCACCAGAAACTCGTCGAGGAGGCGCCCGCGCCGTTCCTGAACGACGAGCAGCGCCGCACCATCCACGAGTCGGCCAAGGCGATCTGCCGCGAGGCGGGCTACTCCGGCGCCGGCACCGTCGAATACCTGGTCGGCGTGGACGGCACCATCTCGTTCCTGGAGGTCAACACCCGCCTGCAGGTCGAGCACCCGGTGTCGGAGGAGACCGCGGGGGTCGACCTGGTGCGCGAGATGTTCCGCATCGCGCAGGGCGAGAAGCTGCGCTTCACCGAGGACCCGACCCCGCGCGGCCACTCGATCGAGTTCCGCATCAACGGCGAGGACGCCGGCCGCAACTTCCTGCCGGCGCCGGGCACCGTCACCAAGCTGGTCTTCCCCGAGGGCCCGGGCGTGCGGGTCGACTCCGGCGTGGTCACCGGCAGCGTCATCGGCGGCCAGTTCGACTCGATGCTCGCCAAGGTCATCGTCACCGGCACCGACCGGCAGAACGCGCTGGAGCGCAGCCGCCGCGCGCTGGACGAGATGGTCGTCGAGGGCATGGCGACGGTTCTGCCGTTCCACCGCGTCATCGTGCGCGACCCGGCGTTCGTCGGCGACGAGGACGGGTTCTCCGTGCACACCCGGTGGATCGAAACCGAGTTCGACAACCAGATCGAGCCGTTCACCGCGGCTGCCGAGGCCGAGGACGAGGACGAGCCGCGGCAGACGGTGGTGGTCGAGGTCGGCGGCCGCCGTCTGGAGGTCTCGCTGCCGGGCGACCTCGCGCTCAGCGGTGGCGGTGGCGGCAAGGGCAACGGTGGAGCCAAGGGCAAGCCGCGCAAGCGGGGCGGCGGCACCAAGTCGGCGGTCAGCGGCGACGCCGTGACAGCACCCATGCAGGGCACCATCGTCAAGATCGCGGTCGAGGACGGCCAGCAGGTCGAGGCGGGCGAACTGCTCGTCGTACTCGAGGCGATGAAGATGGAAAACCCGGTCACCGCACACAAGTCGGGCACCGTGACCGGACTTTCCGTCGAGGTGGGCACGGCCGTGACACAAGGCGCTTCCCTGCTCGAAATCAAGGACTAA
- a CDS encoding cation:dicarboxylate symporter family transporter, which translates to MSLLRSYTKPKVFGLIVVVALVVGALLGVLAKQTGQDWLVTTLKTIGTIFTNLLQVTVLPLVFTAIVLGIVSLRGLGGARTAARLGGKTVLWFATTSLIAVLIGIAVGKIVNPGSGVSLKPKPETVQKLASRDHGSWLDLIKNLVPSNLFEAFADGEILQVVLVSLAVGLAVYTLGDRAEPFVNLNRAVFDIVQKVLSWIIRLAPLGVLGLIGNAFATYGDQFVRPLLSLIIAVYVGTLLVLFVVYPLLLRFVGKVSPALFFRKAWTALQFAFVSRSSGATLPLSRQTAVNLGVDPGYASFAVPLGTTTKMDGCAAVYPAVATIFIANLFGIPLSFGDYVLIVVVAVFGAIATAGVTGWFTMLTLTLSTLNLPPEVIATGIAVIYGIDPILDMMRTATNVAGQIAIPTWIARTEGLLDDEVLHSDTTAPLLGAPATEPSPARA; encoded by the coding sequence GTGTCCCTGTTACGGTCCTACACCAAACCCAAGGTCTTCGGCCTGATCGTGGTCGTCGCGCTCGTCGTGGGCGCGCTGCTGGGCGTCCTCGCCAAGCAGACCGGCCAGGACTGGCTCGTCACGACCCTGAAGACGATCGGGACGATCTTCACGAACCTGCTGCAGGTCACGGTCCTGCCGCTGGTCTTCACGGCCATCGTGCTGGGCATCGTGAGCCTGCGCGGTCTCGGCGGCGCCCGCACCGCGGCCCGGCTGGGCGGCAAGACCGTGCTGTGGTTCGCCACGACCTCGCTAATCGCGGTGCTCATCGGCATCGCCGTCGGCAAGATCGTCAACCCGGGCAGCGGGGTCTCGCTGAAGCCCAAGCCGGAGACGGTGCAGAAACTCGCCTCCCGCGACCACGGCTCGTGGCTGGACCTGATCAAGAACCTGGTGCCGAGCAACCTGTTCGAAGCCTTCGCCGACGGCGAGATCCTGCAGGTCGTGCTCGTGTCGCTGGCGGTCGGCCTGGCCGTCTACACGCTGGGCGACCGCGCCGAACCGTTCGTGAACCTCAACCGCGCGGTGTTCGACATCGTGCAGAAGGTGCTGAGCTGGATCATCCGGCTCGCGCCGCTGGGTGTGCTCGGCCTGATCGGCAACGCGTTCGCCACCTACGGCGACCAGTTCGTCCGGCCGCTGCTGTCGCTGATCATCGCCGTCTACGTGGGCACCCTGCTCGTGCTGTTCGTCGTCTACCCGCTGCTGCTGCGGTTCGTCGGCAAGGTGAGCCCGGCGCTGTTCTTCCGCAAGGCGTGGACGGCGCTGCAGTTCGCGTTCGTGTCCCGCTCCTCCGGTGCGACACTGCCGCTGAGCCGCCAGACCGCGGTCAACCTGGGCGTGGATCCGGGCTACGCGAGCTTCGCGGTGCCGCTCGGCACGACGACCAAGATGGACGGGTGCGCCGCGGTGTACCCAGCGGTGGCCACGATCTTCATCGCGAACCTGTTCGGCATCCCGCTGTCCTTCGGCGACTACGTGCTGATCGTCGTGGTCGCGGTCTTCGGCGCGATCGCCACGGCCGGGGTGACCGGCTGGTTCACCATGCTCACGCTGACGCTGAGCACGCTGAACCTGCCGCCAGAGGTGATCGCCACCGGCATCGCCGTGATCTACGGCATCGACCCGATCCTGGACATGATGCGCACCGCCACCAACGTGGCCGGCCAGATCGCCATCCCGACCTGGATCGCCCGCACCGAGGGGCTGCTCGACGACGAGGTGCTGCACTCCGACACCACGGCGCCGCTGCTCGGCGCTCCCGCCACCGAGCCCTCGCCCGCCCGGGCCTGA
- a CDS encoding Maf family nucleotide pyrophosphatase encodes MRFVLASQSPARLAVLRAAGIEPSVVVSGVDEDAVAAALTDPSREELVTALALAKAGAVLAEVARTHANAVVVGCDSMLSFQGEMLGKPGDAGTARKRWAQMAGGSGDLLTGHAVLLVEDGRKVRQATGTQSTRVRFASPSPAEIDAYVATGEPLQVAGAFTLDGLGGWFVEGIEGDPSSVIGISLPLTRRLLAEVGVSVTDLWSPTS; translated from the coding sequence GTGCGATTCGTTCTGGCTTCCCAGTCCCCCGCCCGGCTGGCGGTGCTGCGCGCCGCCGGCATCGAGCCGAGTGTCGTGGTCTCCGGCGTCGACGAGGACGCGGTGGCCGCGGCGCTGACCGACCCGTCCCGCGAGGAGCTCGTCACCGCGCTGGCGCTGGCGAAGGCCGGGGCCGTGCTGGCCGAGGTCGCCCGCACACACGCGAACGCGGTGGTCGTGGGCTGCGACTCGATGCTGTCGTTCCAGGGGGAGATGCTCGGCAAGCCGGGCGACGCCGGTACCGCGCGGAAGCGGTGGGCGCAGATGGCCGGTGGCTCCGGCGACCTGCTGACCGGGCACGCGGTGCTGCTGGTCGAGGACGGGCGGAAGGTCCGGCAGGCGACCGGCACGCAGTCGACGCGGGTGCGGTTCGCCAGCCCGTCGCCGGCCGAGATCGACGCCTACGTCGCGACCGGCGAGCCGCTGCAGGTCGCCGGCGCGTTCACCCTCGACGGGCTGGGCGGCTGGTTCGTCGAGGGCATCGAGGGCGACCCGTCCAGCGTGATCGGCATCAGCCTGCCGCTGACCCGGCGGCTGCTGGCGGAGGTCGGGGTGAGCGTCACCGACCTCTGGTCTCCCACATCGTGA
- a CDS encoding DUF1707 domain-containing protein — MTEVPSPDLRIGDHDRESALKVLGEHLSAGRLDLDEYGDRSAKVTAARTRRDLAGLFADLPEPHPVFETPVQPVAAPVVKKPDQPVQWSDRPLPQRVAAAAVPFLWVAAVVLFFAVGGWWWFALPFVFTAAGSAFWGKDWERDRQAAYDRRSYRRDRWDRRP; from the coding sequence GTGACCGAGGTTCCCTCCCCCGATCTGCGCATCGGCGACCACGACCGGGAGTCCGCGCTGAAGGTGCTCGGCGAGCACCTGAGCGCCGGGCGTCTGGACCTCGACGAGTACGGCGACCGTTCGGCGAAGGTCACCGCCGCCCGCACGCGGCGGGACCTCGCCGGGCTGTTCGCCGACCTGCCCGAACCGCACCCGGTGTTCGAAACCCCGGTGCAGCCGGTGGCGGCTCCCGTCGTGAAGAAGCCGGACCAGCCGGTGCAGTGGTCCGACCGGCCGCTGCCGCAGCGGGTGGCGGCCGCCGCCGTGCCCTTCCTGTGGGTGGCGGCGGTCGTGTTGTTCTTCGCCGTCGGCGGCTGGTGGTGGTTTGCCCTGCCGTTCGTGTTCACCGCCGCCGGCAGCGCGTTCTGGGGCAAGGACTGGGAACGGGACCGGCAGGCCGCCTACGACCGGCGCAGCTACCGCCGGGACCGGTGGGACCGGCGCCCATGA